In Halictus rubicundus isolate RS-2024b chromosome 5, iyHalRubi1_principal, whole genome shotgun sequence, one genomic interval encodes:
- the LOC143354673 gene encoding cytochrome c oxidase subunit 5B, mitochondrial, with the protein MACLRSRAVFQTCRRTFFRNAAYSSAKKDADFTDPLDHATGIEKREFLAAAAGNFDPYYMKAIHISPDSSKDCPNLVPSVFKSRIVGCVCEPDAAHVNWMWLHEGKPRRCECGHWFKLTEKAAM; encoded by the exons ATGGCATGCTTACGTAGTCGTGCTGTTTTCCAGACATGTCGACGCACATTCTTCCGTAACGCAGCATATTCGAGCGCTAAGAAAG ATGCAGACTTTACTGATCCTCTTGATCATGCTACTGGGATAGAAAAGCGAGAATTTCTTGCTGCAGCTGCTGGCAATTTT GATCCATATTACATGAAGGCCATTCATATATCGCCAGATAGTTCAAAGGATTGCCCAAATCTAGTACCCAGCGTATTCAAAAGTCGAATTGTTGGATGTGTTTGTGAACCAGATGCTGCACATGTGAACTGGATGTGGTTACACGAAGGCAAACCTAGGCGCTGTGAATGTGGTCATTGGTTTAAGCTCACTGAAAAAGCTGCTATGTAA